The following are encoded in a window of Salinibacter grassmerensis genomic DNA:
- a CDS encoding HDOD domain-containing protein, producing MSRHAVETEMLEVSFPTLPSTIEEVEELVGSGQTAPEKLIEIVKQCPSTSLNVLRRANSAYYGLRHEVESVEQAVRLLGFVEVTSIVVLEGANKMREQLTNHTGLLDRIMHASIFTGRFTQQLTRQLDLAGDWVRLAFSVGLLHVMGRLVLLYSAPDQYAPLFDERDSPLPEVEDERHLFGESHRSLAHRAGEHWSLSDRICSVLRGAIDLSGPSTGRPQTVAVTVRVGSALAQQDLTGESLTLPEGLPTAETSLSEELVAVAADDATDYAANLGVF from the coding sequence ATGAGCAGACACGCCGTGGAGACCGAAATGCTGGAGGTTTCATTCCCTACACTTCCCTCCACGATCGAGGAGGTTGAGGAATTAGTCGGGTCTGGACAGACCGCCCCCGAGAAGTTGATCGAGATTGTTAAGCAGTGTCCGTCTACGTCCCTCAACGTCCTTCGGCGGGCAAACTCCGCATACTACGGGCTGCGACACGAGGTCGAGAGCGTCGAGCAGGCGGTGCGCCTCCTTGGCTTCGTCGAAGTGACGTCGATCGTCGTTCTCGAAGGCGCCAACAAGATGCGGGAGCAGCTCACAAACCACACCGGCCTTCTCGACCGCATCATGCATGCCTCCATCTTCACCGGCCGGTTTACCCAACAGCTAACCCGTCAACTCGACCTGGCCGGCGACTGGGTGCGCCTGGCCTTCTCGGTGGGGCTCCTCCACGTGATGGGCCGCCTCGTGCTTCTGTACTCCGCTCCGGACCAGTATGCCCCCCTGTTCGATGAACGGGACAGCCCCCTTCCCGAGGTGGAGGATGAACGGCACCTCTTCGGGGAGAGCCATCGCAGTCTCGCCCACCGCGCCGGCGAACACTGGAGCCTCTCCGACCGCATCTGCTCGGTGCTGCGCGGGGCCATCGACCTGTCAGGGCCCTCGACGGGCCGGCCTCAGACGGTGGCGGTGACCGTTCGGGTGGGGAGCGCACTGGCCCAGCAGGACCTGACTGGTGAATCGCTCACGCTCCCGGAGGGCCTGCCGACCGCCGAAACGTCCCTGTCGGAAGAGCTCGTGGCTGTCGCCGCCGATGACGCAACGGACTACGCCGCGAATCTGGGCGTCTTTTGA
- a CDS encoding methyl-accepting chemotaxis protein: MKRFLTKYIFWYLLTGIMIVTTVLVTQSPFASGLATFVGFLTIGSITGTITITTLTDLRYVTSKLADGTLDKSIRTGRSDEFGDVYRAVDDLRQSLRTRIEEVEKRKAEAEETKREAESLANKRENEKEALSEEVDRMVEAMDRFVRGDLTVQIDAETEDRELASKMEASQAEEIGRLQRKFNQSVQNIQQVFHRLSGAVEKTDAVANQLASSADQLNAGVQKQAQQADEAAAAMEQMARTIDGNAENATETAKAARKNGELAEENGDVVLKAVSKMEEIGDVVKRSAETVSGLKESSEEIGKIVATIDEIADQTNLLALNAAIEAARAGGEGSGKTGQGFAVVAEEVRELAERTSKATDEIEQMVSSVQEDTSEAVGAIEQGQAEVDAGIELAGQAADAFEEIVDSTGGITDRVDSIATATEEQAATGDQISESVQSISEVSDESARGIEEVVQAASELEELTGSLRGLVEEFHVGSRGANGRAESPQVSSNDTEGSFESTTGDGAAGRTEAPEIGA, encoded by the coding sequence ATGAAACGCTTTCTGACGAAGTACATCTTCTGGTACTTGCTCACCGGTATCATGATCGTGACGACAGTCCTCGTCACACAGAGTCCCTTCGCGAGTGGTCTGGCAACATTTGTCGGCTTCCTCACGATCGGGTCCATCACGGGGACGATCACCATCACCACCCTCACGGACCTGCGCTACGTCACCTCGAAGCTTGCGGACGGGACCCTCGACAAGTCCATCCGCACCGGGCGCAGCGACGAGTTCGGCGATGTGTACCGGGCCGTTGACGACCTTCGGCAGTCTCTGCGCACCCGCATTGAGGAGGTTGAGAAGCGAAAGGCAGAGGCCGAAGAGACGAAGCGTGAGGCAGAGTCCCTTGCCAACAAGCGAGAGAATGAAAAAGAGGCCCTCTCCGAAGAGGTCGACCGCATGGTGGAGGCCATGGACCGCTTTGTCAGAGGAGACCTGACGGTCCAAATTGACGCCGAGACGGAGGACAGAGAGCTCGCGTCGAAGATGGAGGCCTCACAGGCCGAAGAGATCGGGCGGCTGCAGAGGAAGTTCAACCAGTCCGTCCAGAACATCCAGCAGGTCTTTCATCGTCTGTCCGGGGCGGTCGAGAAGACCGACGCGGTTGCCAACCAGCTTGCAAGCTCGGCCGACCAGCTCAACGCCGGGGTGCAGAAGCAGGCCCAGCAGGCCGATGAGGCCGCCGCCGCCATGGAGCAAATGGCCCGTACGATTGACGGCAACGCGGAAAACGCGACCGAGACGGCGAAGGCCGCCCGCAAGAATGGGGAGTTGGCCGAGGAGAACGGAGACGTGGTGCTGAAGGCGGTCAGCAAGATGGAAGAGATCGGGGATGTCGTGAAGCGTTCTGCCGAAACCGTCAGCGGACTGAAGGAGTCGAGCGAGGAGATCGGAAAGATCGTGGCGACGATCGACGAGATTGCCGATCAGACCAATCTGCTCGCCCTAAACGCAGCCATCGAGGCGGCCCGTGCGGGGGGCGAAGGCTCCGGAAAGACGGGCCAGGGATTCGCCGTCGTGGCCGAAGAGGTCCGCGAGCTGGCCGAGCGAACGTCAAAGGCCACCGACGAAATCGAGCAGATGGTCTCGTCCGTACAGGAGGACACCAGTGAGGCGGTGGGCGCCATCGAGCAGGGACAGGCTGAGGTGGACGCCGGAATTGAATTGGCTGGACAGGCGGCCGATGCCTTCGAGGAGATTGTCGACAGCACCGGAGGTATCACCGATCGGGTCGATAGCATCGCCACCGCGACCGAAGAGCAGGCCGCAACGGGAGACCAGATTTCCGAAAGCGTACAGTCGATCTCAGAGGTGTCTGACGAGTCGGCACGGGGCATTGAGGAGGTCGTGCAGGCGGCCTCCGAGCTGGAAGAGCTCACGGGCAGCCTCCGCGGGCTGGTCGAAGAATTTCACGTTGGCAGTCGGGGCGCCAACGGCCGTGCGGAAAGCCCACAGGTTTCTTCCAACGACACGGAGGGGAGCTTCGAGAGCACCACCGGAGA
- a CDS encoding SPFH domain-containing protein, with translation MESVKDAAGDIANEVGDKASDELQASIEEGRRQVQGEIEDKLGAMVGMVTDSARETLKEQFRGIDEEEVLKFVPDQRRFAGIGPLLMGLFLLVLLPSILNVVAYLFFLGGGLAFVARYLLNAKVDVPEGYEGVLCRFGEPYENTETRNGRNWLFRFSDYIPYLVSKRDQVVDMHNANFTADYASIGISSQIVFQVVDSKKFIANTTPAGIMKSLNLYASYIALRIITSVEDARVKFSGRDSLDNIVAALNDHLSDDFGIEVTNVSMPSANNQILEDLEGIRTLLKEIDAMKEKRQVRLESAVKAVESELRTKRKQARRLTPELQQAKISLDTDITELVNEKRQEVLIGARRKLEEGASELDRDLANFRARLKKAISLQNSLEALKRNFELRTSKLKRRAFNLIGPDQVTVLGVSGIGTGVGLGMSKDVVKKILSNGSGPLVEQDQPTQAAE, from the coding sequence ATGGAAAGCGTAAAAGACGCGGCCGGCGACATCGCAAACGAGGTGGGCGACAAGGCCTCCGACGAGCTCCAGGCCTCAATCGAGGAGGGACGGAGGCAAGTTCAGGGGGAGATTGAGGACAAGCTTGGGGCGATGGTCGGAATGGTGACCGACTCGGCCCGAGAGACCCTCAAGGAGCAATTTCGAGGGATTGACGAGGAGGAGGTGCTCAAGTTCGTCCCCGACCAGCGTCGATTTGCGGGCATTGGCCCCCTGCTCATGGGGCTCTTTCTGCTGGTCCTTCTGCCCTCGATCCTCAACGTCGTCGCGTACCTGTTCTTCCTCGGCGGGGGTCTCGCGTTCGTGGCCCGGTACCTCCTCAACGCCAAGGTGGACGTGCCGGAGGGCTATGAAGGGGTGCTGTGCCGATTCGGCGAGCCATACGAGAATACGGAAACCCGCAACGGACGCAACTGGCTGTTTCGATTTTCCGACTACATCCCCTACCTCGTCTCGAAGCGGGACCAGGTGGTGGACATGCACAATGCGAACTTTACCGCCGACTACGCGAGTATCGGCATCTCCAGCCAGATCGTCTTCCAGGTGGTCGACTCAAAGAAGTTCATCGCGAACACGACCCCGGCGGGCATCATGAAGAGCCTGAACCTCTACGCGTCGTACATCGCGCTGCGCATCATCACGTCCGTGGAGGATGCCCGGGTGAAATTCAGCGGGCGCGACTCGCTCGACAACATTGTGGCGGCGCTGAACGACCACCTCTCAGACGACTTCGGCATCGAGGTGACGAACGTGAGCATGCCCTCGGCCAACAATCAGATCCTGGAGGACCTCGAAGGGATCCGCACGCTCCTCAAGGAGATCGACGCCATGAAGGAGAAGCGGCAGGTGCGGCTCGAGTCGGCCGTGAAGGCGGTGGAGTCCGAGCTCCGCACGAAGCGGAAGCAGGCTCGTCGCCTGACCCCGGAGCTACAACAGGCCAAGATCTCGCTGGACACCGACATCACCGAGCTCGTCAACGAGAAGCGCCAGGAAGTGCTCATCGGGGCGCGGCGGAAGCTGGAGGAGGGCGCGTCGGAGCTGGACCGGGACTTGGCCAACTTCCGGGCGCGGCTCAAGAAGGCCATCTCGCTACAGAACTCCCTCGAGGCGCTCAAGCGCAACTTCGAGCTCCGGACGTCGAAGCTCAAGCGCCGGGCCTTTAACCTCATCGGGCCGGATCAGGTAACGGTGCTCGGGGTGTCCGGTATTGGCACCGGCGTGGGGTTGGGCATGAGCAAGGATGTCGTCAAGAAGATTCTGAGCAACGGGTCCGGCCCGCTCGTCGAGCAGGACCAACCGACGCAGGCGGCAGAGTGA
- a CDS encoding ATP-binding protein: protein MIGSLIEASTPLTYSGYLVAFVLATAACLGAAWRAQSIPSPETRRALTWFFLGSAGWAGAYVGFLLAGSALGKHLFYQASLIVGFATVFAWLWFCSAYSGRQLHRNRTVQQFAAVVYVAVTALKVTNPLHGLYYGLEPAGGAFGLVVTHETLYWVVMSVAYALSAAGYLMIFELFLKAEARTWPLGVLTGLTALPAAFNVIGHVEPALLDITHEPLGVAVFAVGLLFAYETQFSVVQLTGNVEDPNLTIGSDGRIRGFGGGLEEIVPVLGKEAPDEEALEKEALGEPLAEVLPGLAETIEEGREVWKAGFDEGEEKSCRDSRDEAAPRPRESAQPEADCQYFQVVQAGLSRVGKTQTVILSDITDRKRREQELRESERRFQAMLNDPNILAGVLSPDGTFQKVNDTALEYIEATREDILGQPFWDTPWWETDDKPAVQEKVKSAAEGEYVSFEAEHVTPDGDARTVTGFIRPATNENGNVVSLFVSARDITERKRKARRLKEAKEQAEFAKLEAEEASRMKSAMLANMSHEIRTPLTGIIGFAEAIGDEIEGDDGVAHFAGLIEDSGRRLLDTLDAVLNLSKLEAGQMTLESQPVDLANQARQVAREFAAEAEESGLTLEVEAEEVGARADEGGLKIVLQNLLSNAIKYTEEGTVRVRTYREDETAVLQIEDTGIGMDPEVAESLFEPFRQGSEGLSREYEGTGIGLAVTKKATEQMGGAIDVETAKGEGSTFTARLPAADRKNRRPITDSEEKRSLRPNRVGG from the coding sequence ATGATCGGAAGCCTGATTGAGGCATCCACACCCCTGACGTACTCCGGCTATCTTGTTGCCTTCGTTCTCGCAACCGCTGCCTGCTTGGGCGCTGCCTGGCGCGCCCAGTCGATCCCCTCCCCGGAGACGCGGCGGGCCCTGACGTGGTTCTTTCTCGGGAGTGCCGGCTGGGCCGGGGCCTACGTTGGTTTTCTGCTCGCCGGCTCGGCGCTGGGAAAGCACCTCTTCTACCAGGCGAGCCTGATTGTCGGCTTCGCCACCGTCTTCGCCTGGCTCTGGTTCTGCTCCGCCTACAGCGGGCGGCAGCTCCACCGCAACCGAACGGTCCAACAGTTTGCGGCCGTCGTGTACGTGGCCGTGACGGCCCTGAAGGTCACGAACCCGCTGCACGGCCTGTACTACGGGCTGGAACCGGCCGGAGGGGCCTTCGGCCTGGTCGTGACCCACGAGACGCTCTACTGGGTCGTGATGTCGGTGGCCTACGCCCTGTCGGCGGCCGGCTACCTGATGATCTTCGAGCTGTTTCTGAAGGCGGAGGCCCGGACCTGGCCGCTGGGGGTGCTCACCGGGCTGACGGCCCTGCCGGCGGCGTTCAACGTGATCGGTCACGTCGAGCCAGCGCTGCTGGACATTACCCACGAGCCGCTGGGGGTGGCGGTGTTTGCGGTGGGGCTCCTGTTTGCCTACGAGACGCAGTTCAGCGTCGTGCAGTTGACCGGGAACGTGGAGGACCCGAACCTGACGATCGGGAGCGACGGCCGGATCCGCGGGTTCGGGGGCGGGCTGGAGGAGATTGTGCCTGTGCTTGGAAAGGAAGCGCCTGACGAGGAAGCCCTTGAAAAGGAAGCGCTCGGGGAGCCGCTGGCGGAGGTGCTTCCGGGGCTGGCGGAGACGATCGAGGAGGGACGGGAGGTGTGGAAGGCTGGCTTTGACGAGGGGGAGGAGAAGTCGTGTCGGGACTCTCGGGACGAGGCAGCCCCTCGCCCGAGAGAGAGTGCCCAGCCGGAGGCGGATTGCCAGTACTTCCAGGTGGTACAGGCCGGTTTGAGTAGGGTGGGGAAGACCCAAACAGTGATCCTGTCGGACATCACCGACAGGAAGCGGCGGGAGCAGGAGCTACGGGAGAGCGAGCGGCGCTTTCAGGCGATGCTGAACGATCCGAACATCCTCGCGGGTGTGCTTTCGCCGGATGGCACATTTCAGAAAGTCAACGACACGGCCCTGGAGTATATCGAGGCCACTCGGGAGGACATTCTCGGTCAGCCCTTCTGGGACACACCCTGGTGGGAGACGGATGACAAGCCGGCCGTCCAGGAGAAGGTGAAGAGCGCGGCTGAGGGGGAGTACGTGAGCTTCGAGGCCGAGCACGTGACGCCTGATGGGGACGCACGAACCGTTACTGGATTCATTCGCCCGGCCACCAACGAGAATGGGAACGTCGTCTCCCTCTTTGTTTCGGCCCGAGACATCACCGAGCGGAAGCGGAAGGCCCGGCGGCTCAAGGAGGCGAAAGAGCAGGCCGAGTTTGCGAAGCTGGAGGCGGAGGAGGCTAGCCGAATGAAATCCGCGATGCTCGCGAACATGAGCCACGAGATCCGGACGCCGCTGACCGGGATTATTGGGTTCGCCGAAGCGATCGGGGATGAGATCGAGGGGGACGACGGAGTCGCTCACTTCGCAGGCCTTATTGAAGACAGTGGGCGGCGGCTGCTGGACACCCTGGATGCCGTGCTCAACCTCTCGAAACTGGAGGCCGGACAGATGACCCTGGAGTCCCAACCGGTCGATTTAGCGAACCAGGCCCGCCAGGTCGCCAGGGAGTTCGCGGCGGAGGCGGAAGAAAGCGGGCTCACGCTTGAGGTCGAGGCCGAGGAGGTGGGGGCCCGGGCCGACGAGGGCGGGCTGAAGATCGTGCTACAGAACCTCCTGTCCAACGCAATCAAGTATACCGAAGAGGGAACGGTCCGGGTGCGGACCTACCGAGAAGACGAGACGGCCGTACTGCAGATCGAGGATACCGGAATTGGAATGGACCCGGAGGTGGCCGAGTCACTGTTCGAGCCGTTCCGGCAGGGGTCTGAGGGGCTGTCCCGCGAGTACGAGGGAACCGGCATCGGACTGGCGGTGACAAAGAAAGCGACCGAGCAGATGGGGGGGGCGATCGATGTGGAAACGGCGAAGGGGGAGGGGAGCACGTTCACCGCCCGGCTGCCAGCGGCGGATAGAAAGAACAGGCGCCCGATAACGGACTCAGAAGAAAAGAGATCGCTTCGGCCGAACCGAGTCGGTGGATAA
- a CDS encoding bacteriorhodopsin, with protein sequence MDPITAVYIIGTLGMLVGIPPALSLVGDEVGLDFDYVWAIPGIAALMYSLMIFDIGSVQFQGYHVPLPRYIDWALTTPLLVGYTAYVAGASRSMIAGTALADFMMIVFGMGAVAFASTAQWVFFGLSSLCHVTLLACLYGPVRNSAFGEPPSHRRLARLLLNYVGMLWLAYPLVWLFGPGLQWVDATGIAVIISYLDVTAKVPFVYFIYRARKNFVKVTDDASESASVQRDVATVPSAA encoded by the coding sequence ATGGACCCGATCACGGCCGTCTACATCATTGGAACCCTCGGAATGCTCGTTGGAATTCCCCCTGCGTTGTCGCTTGTCGGCGACGAGGTGGGACTCGACTTCGACTACGTTTGGGCTATACCCGGAATCGCTGCTCTGATGTATTCGCTTATGATATTCGACATCGGGTCGGTGCAATTTCAGGGGTACCACGTTCCTCTCCCCCGGTACATTGACTGGGCCCTCACCACGCCGCTTCTCGTGGGGTATACCGCCTACGTTGCCGGGGCCAGTCGAAGCATGATTGCCGGCACCGCCCTGGCCGACTTCATGATGATTGTGTTTGGGATGGGGGCTGTTGCGTTCGCGTCCACGGCCCAGTGGGTGTTCTTCGGGCTGTCCTCGCTCTGTCACGTGACCCTTCTCGCCTGCCTGTACGGGCCGGTGCGCAACTCGGCCTTTGGAGAACCGCCCTCCCACCGGCGGCTCGCGCGGCTTCTGCTAAACTACGTCGGGATGCTCTGGCTCGCATACCCGCTGGTGTGGCTGTTCGGGCCGGGACTGCAGTGGGTCGACGCAACAGGAATTGCGGTGATCATCAGCTACCTAGACGTCACCGCGAAAGTGCCTTTCGTCTACTTCATCTACCGGGCGCGGAAGAACTTCGTCAAGGTGACGGACGATGCCTCCGAGTCCGCATCTGTCCAGAGAGACGTTGCGACGGTCCCGTCTGCCGCCTAA
- a CDS encoding sensor histidine kinase, translating to MDGEPLLVDDHDHVRIARFLCLLGLGAVLVSFYAPLYGADAPVWVGRIHSGVAGLLVALIGATYVSETVRRRHVAITRGGLYAIMGWAVALAALNGFAGEYAVGVLIVYAVFGGVVVLGSTSMRPVLSFLAAGALFIGGALIWTTSPQTSPWALFGAVAVTAIAEGVAVRWALSVRGRLRTQTQTLHEQRDRLNRLVETSPHAVVRIDGNGTAIDANGRAEEILGTDVEEILSRPPDSSPGTSSGDKGDMTATESRSLSQILRATRVVRNLECSVERPDGTPRVLSVSGAPVRGADGTICESVFHLEDVTEQEHRKQALRRAEEEAEEADRLKSALLANMNHEIRTPLTAIIGFAEAIGTNASEMDLPENLPLTGYADLIEQSGKRLLETFEDMLDLSQLEAGQMELDPETVDLAEQSRRAVEECQANAQEREIDLRLEATSVQAHANKNGVQVVVQNLLDNAIKYTADGGTVWVRTRLEPEWAVLEVKDNGAGMEPATVDQLFEPFRQASTGLGREYEGAGVGLAVTREATEQMGGSITVQTEPDAGSRFLVRLPTTASGTRDCKDGPVDHTGEPVDPRGDHQRTTTH from the coding sequence ATGGACGGCGAGCCGCTTCTTGTCGATGACCACGACCACGTTCGGATCGCCCGCTTCCTGTGTCTACTGGGATTAGGGGCCGTTCTGGTGTCGTTCTACGCCCCCTTGTACGGCGCCGACGCTCCTGTCTGGGTGGGCCGGATTCACTCCGGCGTAGCGGGACTGCTCGTGGCCCTCATCGGGGCCACCTACGTGTCCGAAACGGTTCGTCGTCGCCACGTAGCGATCACACGGGGTGGCCTCTACGCCATCATGGGATGGGCCGTGGCCCTCGCTGCGCTCAACGGGTTCGCCGGCGAGTACGCGGTGGGCGTCCTGATCGTCTACGCCGTCTTCGGGGGAGTCGTGGTGCTTGGGAGCACATCGATGCGACCGGTCTTATCGTTTCTCGCCGCGGGTGCGCTGTTTATTGGGGGCGCTCTGATTTGGACCACCTCTCCTCAGACGAGTCCTTGGGCCCTGTTCGGGGCCGTGGCCGTCACGGCCATCGCCGAGGGGGTGGCTGTACGGTGGGCCCTGTCGGTGCGCGGTCGCCTCCGGACCCAAACACAAACCCTCCACGAGCAGCGCGACCGCCTGAACCGCCTCGTGGAGACAAGCCCCCACGCGGTTGTTCGGATCGACGGGAACGGAACGGCCATCGACGCGAACGGCCGGGCCGAAGAAATTCTCGGCACCGATGTAGAGGAGATCCTCAGCCGTCCGCCTGATTCCTCACCGGGAACGTCTTCCGGAGACAAGGGAGATATGACGGCGACTGAAAGCCGCTCTCTTTCGCAGATCCTTCGAGCGACACGCGTGGTGCGCAATCTGGAGTGCTCGGTGGAGCGGCCGGACGGCACCCCGCGTGTGCTTTCGGTAAGCGGCGCGCCGGTGCGAGGGGCCGACGGGACGATTTGCGAGTCTGTCTTTCACCTCGAGGACGTCACCGAGCAGGAGCATCGGAAGCAGGCCCTTCGGCGGGCCGAGGAGGAGGCCGAAGAGGCCGATCGCCTGAAGTCTGCCCTGTTGGCCAACATGAACCACGAAATCCGCACGCCCCTGACCGCAATCATCGGGTTCGCCGAGGCGATCGGGACGAATGCCAGTGAAATGGATCTGCCCGAAAATCTTCCATTGACCGGCTACGCCGACCTGATTGAACAGAGCGGAAAGCGCCTGCTCGAGACCTTTGAGGACATGCTGGACCTCTCGCAGCTGGAGGCGGGCCAAATGGAGCTCGACCCCGAAACGGTCGACCTCGCCGAGCAGTCCCGCCGAGCCGTCGAGGAGTGTCAAGCCAACGCGCAGGAAAGAGAGATCGATCTTCGACTGGAGGCCACCAGTGTGCAGGCGCACGCTAACAAGAATGGGGTGCAGGTCGTGGTGCAGAACCTACTGGACAACGCGATTAAGTATACCGCAGACGGGGGCACCGTGTGGGTGCGGACCCGTCTGGAGCCGGAGTGGGCCGTGTTGGAGGTAAAGGACAACGGCGCCGGAATGGAGCCGGCGACGGTCGATCAGCTCTTCGAACCGTTCCGACAGGCCTCCACAGGCCTGGGACGCGAGTACGAGGGCGCCGGGGTCGGACTCGCGGTGACAAGAGAGGCGACCGAGCAGATGGGCGGGTCGATTACGGTACAGACGGAACCGGACGCGGGCAGCCGATTCCTCGTCCGGCTTCCGACGACCGCCTCTGGCACTCGAGACTGCAAAGACGGCCCCGTTGACCACACCGGAGAGCCCGTTGACCCGCGCGGGGACCACCAGAGGACCACGACGCACTGA